A section of the Tamandua tetradactyla isolate mTamTet1 chromosome 4, mTamTet1.pri, whole genome shotgun sequence genome encodes:
- the TMEM9 gene encoding proton-transporting V-type ATPase complex assembly regulator TMEM9 isoform X1: MKLLSLAAVVGCLLFPSAQASKVRESSEDIRCKCICPPYRNISGHIYNQNVSQKDCNCLHVVEPMPVPGHDVEAYCLLCECKYEERSTTTIKVIIVIYLSVVGALLLYMAFLMLVDPLIRKPDAYTEQLHNEEENEDVRSVAAAAASLGGPRANTVLERVEGAQQRWKLQVQEQRKTVFDRHKMLS; the protein is encoded by the exons ATGAAGCTCCTGTCCTTGGCGGCGGTGGTCGGGTGTTTGCTGTTTCCTTCAGCTCAAGCCAGCAAGGTGAGGGAG AGCTCTGAAGATATCCGGTGCAAATGCATCTGTCCACCTTATAGAAACATCAGTGGGCACATTTACAACCAGAATGTGTCACAGAAGGACTG CAACTGCCTGCACGTGGTGGAGCCCATGCCGGTGCCTGGCCACGACGTGGAGGCCTACTGCCTGCTGTGCGAGTGCAAGTATGAGGAGCGCAGCACCACCACCATCAAG GTCATCATTGTCATCTACCTGTCGGTGGTGGGCGCCCTCTTGCTCTACATGGCCTTTCTGATGCTGGTGGACCCTCTGATTCGAAAGCCGGATGCGTACACTGAACAGCTGCACAATGAGGAGGAGAATGAG GATGTTCGCTCTGTGGCAGCAGCTGCTGCCTCCCTGGGGGGACCCCGAGCAAACACGGTTCTGGAACGCGTGGAAGGTGCTCAGCAGCGGTGGAAGCTGCAGGTGCAGGAGCAGCGGAAGACGGTCTTTGATCGGCACAAGATGCTCAGTTAA
- the TMEM9 gene encoding proton-transporting V-type ATPase complex assembly regulator TMEM9 isoform X2 — MKLLSLAAVVGCLLFPSAQASKSSEDIRCKCICPPYRNISGHIYNQNVSQKDCNCLHVVEPMPVPGHDVEAYCLLCECKYEERSTTTIKVIIVIYLSVVGALLLYMAFLMLVDPLIRKPDAYTEQLHNEEENEDVRSVAAAAASLGGPRANTVLERVEGAQQRWKLQVQEQRKTVFDRHKMLS, encoded by the exons ATGAAGCTCCTGTCCTTGGCGGCGGTGGTCGGGTGTTTGCTGTTTCCTTCAGCTCAAGCCAGCAAG AGCTCTGAAGATATCCGGTGCAAATGCATCTGTCCACCTTATAGAAACATCAGTGGGCACATTTACAACCAGAATGTGTCACAGAAGGACTG CAACTGCCTGCACGTGGTGGAGCCCATGCCGGTGCCTGGCCACGACGTGGAGGCCTACTGCCTGCTGTGCGAGTGCAAGTATGAGGAGCGCAGCACCACCACCATCAAG GTCATCATTGTCATCTACCTGTCGGTGGTGGGCGCCCTCTTGCTCTACATGGCCTTTCTGATGCTGGTGGACCCTCTGATTCGAAAGCCGGATGCGTACACTGAACAGCTGCACAATGAGGAGGAGAATGAG GATGTTCGCTCTGTGGCAGCAGCTGCTGCCTCCCTGGGGGGACCCCGAGCAAACACGGTTCTGGAACGCGTGGAAGGTGCTCAGCAGCGGTGGAAGCTGCAGGTGCAGGAGCAGCGGAAGACGGTCTTTGATCGGCACAAGATGCTCAGTTAA